A single window of Microbispora hainanensis DNA harbors:
- a CDS encoding DNRLRE domain-containing protein, with product MTTAGIIVSLSIVGQGTADSAIVTSPSPTVQKDEVSTAKAAAKARGSEVEITSARREDSTLYALPDGTFRVEMHAGPIRVSRNGQFVPIDTTLVEDNGELKPKAAKSNVSFSVGGPGPVVRFDDGHGLRTVGWPKALSRPQISGNEAIYRNAVTGGDLVLKATPTGFTQSIVLRERPKKPTEIRIPVDLPQGQQYKLSAGGKLRLTGAKDETLATAGPLRMADAGAERSPDTGHVGDVPGKVEKTSTGTALVLQPDQTFLADPAVQYPVTLTTSSWVGAGLQDDVFVSSDYPNAIGDATWLHAGKFGSGSKTARTYIRFNAGGPLRGARILNADLRLWNYKSNACGSSVGSGIQVRRVTSDWMQSTLTLSNQPSTTTSGAITQKAAAGDPNCAEAELYYSIENIVQAWADGASDYGVQLRAANESDATNWRMYRSSESAGTGPVLFINFETDAPDSVDFTLFDGSPTVPLNGTEYDFSSLSSVPDMSEEDLTELVTTGQVTREPVLADDSGIESPIASDPEAHPRYDEPQTGEPTDDGPTPSPSPTPPATGSTLNANPSFEEGISPWYPWWGDDELTQSTEQAHEGAASAKLSLGAPECCTGMAQDLSVTPGTYEITGWIRPDADATGFYGVDWYDADWNFLDSSSDFGELTSGRWQPLQSVVVTAPAGTANAVLWTEADFTDESLHTVYLDDLRMAPVVGAAAARQAAARRSDGKAPRLLTELRDKVKRDHSGRATQRSTGNAVNHEQVNTSQLAAEPAGSFDLLAFWRDKGGKKINYRKGWFDPILDRGFGHIKITQKHNLTVTAAYYMTKSPIRGIQQPDSILVSRFHYLATAYDNHCSGILRWKRCRTVRTMNTRTIVDFNTEPWKYADTFGVVTAYCEGVTWCPDWVGGNPVHPILPIPYKP from the coding sequence TTGACAACCGCCGGCATCATCGTCTCTCTTAGCATTGTCGGCCAGGGGACTGCTGATTCCGCTATCGTCACCAGCCCGTCGCCAACTGTTCAGAAGGATGAGGTATCGACGGCAAAGGCAGCCGCTAAGGCTCGAGGATCGGAAGTGGAGATTACGTCCGCCAGGCGTGAAGACTCCACCCTCTATGCTCTCCCAGATGGCACCTTCCGAGTAGAAATGCACGCTGGCCCGATCCGGGTCAGCAGGAACGGTCAGTTCGTCCCCATCGACACTACGCTGGTCGAAGATAATGGTGAGCTTAAGCCAAAGGCGGCTAAGTCCAACGTCTCGTTTTCTGTCGGCGGACCGGGTCCAGTTGTCCGGTTCGACGACGGGCACGGTCTTCGCACAGTTGGATGGCCCAAGGCCCTTTCTCGCCCGCAGATCAGCGGCAATGAGGCCATCTATCGGAATGCTGTGACCGGAGGCGACCTGGTCCTCAAGGCAACACCGACCGGCTTCACCCAGTCGATCGTGCTACGTGAACGCCCGAAGAAGCCTACGGAGATTCGCATCCCCGTAGACCTCCCCCAGGGGCAGCAGTACAAGCTTTCGGCAGGCGGAAAGCTGCGGCTGACGGGAGCTAAAGATGAAACGCTGGCGACGGCCGGGCCCCTGCGCATGGCTGATGCCGGCGCCGAGCGTTCACCCGATACGGGACACGTAGGAGACGTCCCAGGGAAGGTCGAGAAAACCAGCACCGGTACCGCACTGGTACTGCAACCCGACCAAACTTTCCTCGCCGACCCCGCAGTTCAGTACCCCGTCACGCTCACTACATCGTCCTGGGTGGGGGCGGGCCTGCAGGACGACGTGTTCGTGAGCAGCGACTACCCAAATGCTATCGGGGATGCGACCTGGCTGCACGCGGGCAAGTTCGGCAGCGGCAGCAAGACCGCACGGACGTACATCCGCTTCAATGCCGGGGGACCTCTTCGTGGAGCGAGGATCCTCAACGCGGACCTACGCCTATGGAACTATAAGTCCAACGCATGCGGCTCCTCTGTCGGCTCGGGAATTCAGGTCCGACGTGTTACCAGCGACTGGATGCAAAGCACATTAACCCTGTCTAATCAGCCTTCAACGACGACATCTGGCGCGATCACTCAGAAAGCTGCAGCCGGGGATCCCAACTGCGCCGAGGCGGAGCTCTACTACTCCATCGAGAACATCGTTCAGGCCTGGGCAGATGGTGCCTCCGACTACGGGGTCCAACTGCGGGCAGCAAATGAGTCGGACGCCACCAACTGGCGAATGTATCGCTCGTCGGAGAGCGCCGGAACTGGGCCGGTTCTGTTCATCAACTTTGAGACAGATGCACCGGATTCCGTCGACTTCACGCTGTTTGACGGGTCGCCCACGGTTCCGCTGAATGGTACGGAATATGACTTCTCTTCCCTCTCAAGTGTCCCCGACATGTCAGAGGAGGACCTGACAGAGCTGGTAACCACGGGACAGGTGACTCGAGAGCCGGTACTCGCCGACGACTCGGGCATCGAGTCGCCGATCGCCAGCGATCCCGAGGCGCATCCGCGCTATGACGAACCTCAAACGGGGGAGCCAACGGACGACGGCCCCACCCCGTCACCCTCACCTACCCCGCCAGCGACGGGATCCACGCTTAATGCCAACCCATCCTTCGAAGAGGGGATATCCCCCTGGTATCCATGGTGGGGGGACGATGAACTCACTCAGTCGACCGAACAGGCGCACGAGGGGGCGGCGTCAGCGAAGCTCTCGCTTGGAGCACCGGAATGCTGCACAGGTATGGCGCAAGATCTTTCCGTGACGCCCGGTACTTATGAGATCACAGGGTGGATTCGCCCTGACGCGGATGCGACAGGTTTCTACGGTGTCGATTGGTATGACGCCGACTGGAACTTCCTGGACTCCTCATCTGACTTCGGCGAGCTTACATCGGGTCGATGGCAACCGCTGCAGAGCGTCGTAGTAACTGCGCCGGCGGGAACGGCGAACGCCGTTCTGTGGACAGAGGCGGACTTTACGGATGAGTCTCTGCATACAGTATACCTAGATGACCTGCGAATGGCCCCTGTAGTAGGTGCGGCAGCTGCGCGCCAGGCTGCAGCGAGAAGGTCTGACGGTAAGGCTCCTCGGCTCCTCACGGAACTTCGGGACAAAGTCAAGAGGGATCACTCTGGCAGGGCAACTCAGAGAAGCACGGGCAATGCAGTCAATCACGAGCAGGTGAACACATCGCAGCTAGCGGCGGAACCCGCGGGCTCGTTCGACCTTCTCGCGTTTTGGCGAGACAAGGGCGGAAAGAAAATAAACTACCGAAAAGGATGGTTTGATCCGATCCTGGACAGAGGCTTCGGGCATATAAAGATCACGCAGAAGCACAACCTCACCGTCACGGCAGCCTACTACATGACCAAGAGCCCGATACGAGGAATCCAGCAACCGGATTCAATCCTTGTGTCCAGATTTCACTATCTCGCCACAGCATACGATAATCATTGCTCGGGTATTCTGCGGTGGAAGAGATGTAGAACCGTTCGCACTATGAACACAAGGACGATCGTTGACTTCAACACAGAGCCGTGGAAGTATGCGGACACGTTCGGAGTAGTTACGGCATACTGTGAGGGGGTAACCTGGTGTCCGGACTGGGTAGGGGGCAACCCGGTCCACCCGATTCTACCAATTCCGTATAAGCCGTAA